The Budorcas taxicolor isolate Tak-1 chromosome 2, Takin1.1, whole genome shotgun sequence genome window below encodes:
- the SGF29 gene encoding SAGA-associated factor 29: MALVSADSRIAELLTELHQLIKQTQEERSRSEHNLVNIQKTHERMQTENKISPYYRTKLRGLYTTAKADAEAECNILRKALDKIAEIKSLLEERRIAAKIAGLYNDSEPPRKTMRRGVLMTLLQQSAMTLPLWIGKPGDKPPPLCGAIPASGDYVAKPGDKVAARVKAVDGDEQWILAEVVSYSHATNKYEVDDIDEEGKERHTLSRRRIIPLPQWKANPETDPEALFQKEQLVLALYPQTTCFYRALIHTPPQRPQDDYSVLFEDTSYADGYSPPLNVAQRYVVACKEPKKK, from the exons ATGGCCCTCGTGTCTGCTGATTCCCGAATTGCAGAACTGCTCACGGAGCTCCATCAGCTGATCAAGCAAACCCAG GAAGAGCGTTCGAGGAGTGAACACAACTTAGTAAACATCCAGAAGACCCACGAGCGGATGCAGACCGAGAACAAGA TCTCTCCCTATTACCGGACAAAGCTGCGTGGCCTCTACACAACTGCCAAAGCTGATGCGGAGGCTGAGTGCAA CATCCTTCGGAAAGCCCTAGATAAGATTGCAGAAATCAAGTCTCTGTTGGAAGAGAGGCGGATTG CGGCCAAGATCGCGGGCCTGTACAATGACTCTGAGCCTCCTCGGAAGACCATGCGCAGGGGGGTGCTCATGACCCTGCTGCAGCAGTCAGCCATGACCCTCCCCCTGTGGATCGGGAAGCCTGGTGACAA GCCCCCGCCCCTCTGCGGGGCCATTCCGGCTTCTGGGGACTACGTGGCCAAACCTGGAGACAAGGTGGCTGCCCGGGTGAAGGCCGTGGACGGGGATGAGCAGTGGATCCTGGCCGAGGTGGTCAGTTACAGCCACGCCACCAACAA GTACGAGGTAGACGACATTGATGAAGAAGGCAAAGA GAGACATACCCTGAGCCGCCGGCGGATCATCCCACTGCCTCAGTGGAAGGCCAACCCGGAGACGGACCCCGAAGCTTTATTCCAGAAGGAGCAGCTTGTGCTGGCCCTGTATCCCCAGACCACCTGCTTCTACCGTGCCCTGATCCACACACCCCCACAACGG CCCCAGGATGACTATTCCGTCCTTTTTGAAGACACCTCCTATGCAGACGGTTACTCCCCTCCCCTCAATGTAGCCCAGCGGTACGTGGTGGCTTgtaaggagcccaagaaaaagtgA
- the NUPR1 gene encoding nuclear protein 1: MATFPRAASPSRQPPGPEDEDAILDEYDLYSLAHSYPGVGGRKGRSKREAAINTNRHSPGGHERKLVTKLQNTERKKRGARP, from the exons atggccacctttccaagagcAGCCAGCCCGTCCAGGCAGCCCCCAGGCCCAGAAGATGAAGATGCCATCCTAGACGAGTACGACCTCTACAGCCTGGCTCATTCTTACCCGG GAGTGGGAGGCCGGAAAGGTCGCAGCAAGAGAGAAGCTGCCATCAACACCAACCGCCACAGCCCTGGTGGGCACGAGAGGAAGCTGGTGACCAAGCTTCAGAACACGGAGCGGAAAAAGCGAGGGGCACGGCCCTGA